In Rhodoligotrophos defluvii, a genomic segment contains:
- a CDS encoding ABC transporter ATP-binding protein — translation MPGKVSIRKVSKTYGAFTALDDISLDIAAGEFLTLLGPSGSGKTTLLNVLAGFVRPDRGSVMVDGVEFLALPPNKRNVGMVFQNYALFPHMDVQENVGYPLRLRGVRGAAQAARVQAALDMVQMGHLASRGINALSGGQRQRVALARAIVFEPSILLMDEPLSALDKKLREHMQLELKRLHQRLGTTTVYVTHDQREALTLSDRIAVINDGRVVQLGTPDDVYNRPVNKFVADFIGDTHFVPVDISPSGPALQGRSLDMREPWTGGEKPWLVVRPERLSWRETEGRPSNRIDATATGVIYQGDSYLVSLRLPEGIEIDLRRSPELAGERLPEPGEDISLWLDREHTILVADRP, via the coding sequence ATGCCGGGCAAGGTTTCAATCCGCAAGGTCAGCAAGACCTATGGCGCGTTCACGGCGCTGGATGACATCTCCCTCGACATCGCGGCGGGGGAGTTCCTGACGCTGCTCGGGCCATCGGGGTCGGGTAAGACCACCTTGCTCAATGTGCTCGCCGGTTTCGTGCGGCCTGACCGCGGGAGTGTGATGGTCGATGGCGTGGAGTTCCTGGCTTTGCCGCCGAACAAGCGCAATGTCGGCATGGTGTTCCAGAACTACGCGCTGTTCCCGCATATGGATGTGCAGGAAAATGTCGGCTATCCGCTGCGCCTGCGTGGCGTGAGGGGCGCTGCGCAGGCGGCGCGGGTGCAGGCAGCGCTCGACATGGTGCAGATGGGGCATCTCGCCTCCCGCGGGATCAACGCGCTCTCAGGTGGCCAGCGTCAGCGGGTGGCGCTGGCCCGGGCCATCGTGTTCGAGCCCTCGATTCTCCTGATGGACGAGCCGTTGTCGGCCCTGGACAAGAAGCTGCGCGAGCATATGCAGCTCGAGCTGAAGCGTCTGCACCAGCGGCTCGGCACCACAACGGTCTATGTCACGCACGACCAGCGCGAGGCGTTGACCCTGTCGGACCGGATCGCGGTGATCAATGACGGCAGGGTGGTCCAGCTGGGCACGCCGGACGACGTCTACAACCGGCCCGTCAACAAATTCGTCGCCGACTTCATCGGCGATACCCATTTCGTCCCCGTTGATATCAGCCCGTCGGGTCCTGCCCTGCAGGGCCGAAGCCTGGACATGCGGGAACCCTGGACCGGGGGCGAGAAGCCGTGGCTGGTCGTCCGGCCGGAACGGCTGAGCTGGCGAGAGACCGAGGGCAGGCCGTCCAACCGCATCGACGCAACAGCAACCGGCGTCATCTATCAGGGAGACAGTTACCTCGTGTCGCTGCGGCTGCCCGAGGGCATCGAGATCGACCTGCGCCGTTCGCCCGAGCTTGCCGGCGAACGACTGCCCGAGCCGGGAGAGGACATCTCCCTCTGGCTCGATCGCGAGCACACCATCCTGGTGGCGGACCGGCCATGA